In Falco biarmicus isolate bFalBia1 chromosome 5, bFalBia1.pri, whole genome shotgun sequence, a single genomic region encodes these proteins:
- the WASHC4 gene encoding WASH complex subunit 4: MALETLSPDWEFDRLDDGSQKIHAEVQLKNYGKFLEEYTSQLKRTEDALDDSVGDVWDFSLDPIALKLLPYEQSSLLELIKTENKVLNKVITVYAALCCEIKKLKYEAETKFYNGLLFYGEGATDSSMVEGDCQIQMGRFVSFLQELSCFVTRCYEVVVNVVHQLAVLYTSNKNAPNIIETSGVHFQAMYEHLGELLTVLITLDEIIDNHATLKDHWTMYKRLLKSVHHNPSKFGIQEDKLKPFEKLLLKLECQLLDGIIFQACIEQQFDSVNGGVSVSKNSTFAEEFAYILRTAFANVEAKLGEPSEIDQRDKYVGICGLFVLHFQIFRTIDKKFYKSLLDVCKKVPAITLTANIIWFADNFLIQKIPTAAKLLDKKSIHTVKTQRENFLQQKAQSLTKDMQSYYVFVSSWMTKMESILSKEQRMDKFAEDLSNRCNVFIQGFLYAYSLSTIIKTTMNLYMSMQKPMTKTSVKALCRLVELLKAIEHMFYRRSMVVADSVTHITQHLQYQALHSISVAKKRVISDKKYSEQRLDVLSALVLAENTLNGPSTKQRRLIVSLALSVGTQMKTFKDEELLPLQLVLKKLDLISELTERVRAQCDCCFLYWHRAVFPIYLDDVYENAVDSARLHYMFSALRDCVPAMMHARHLESYEVLLECYDKEIMELLNEHLLDKLCKEIEKDLRLSVHTHLKLDDRNPFRVGMKDLAHFFFLNPIRFFNRFIDIKAYVTHYLDKTFYNLTTVALHDWATYSEMRNLATQRYGLSMTEAHLPSQTLEQGLDVLEIMRNIHVFVSRYLYNLNNQIFVERTSNNKHLNTINIRHIANSIRTHGTGIMNTTVNFTYQFLRKKFYIFSQFMYDEHIKSRLIKDIRFFREVKDQNDHKYPFERADKFNRGIRKLGIAPDGQSYLDQFRQLISQIGNAMGYVRMIRSGGLHCCSSAIRFVPDLEDIVNFEELVKEEGLSEETQKAARQLDSVLSDLTRNFAEGTEYFKMLVDVFAPEFRSPKNMHLRNFYIIVPPLTLNFVEHSISCKEKLNKKNKSGAAFTDDGFAMGVAYILKLLDQYQEFDSLHWFQSVREKYVKEIRAVAKQQNVQSTNQDEKLLQTMNLTHKRLEVCLQEFELLYFSLSSARIFFRADKTAAEENQEKKEKEEESVKASNGDLPNSTPADPVVK, encoded by the exons GTTCTAAACAAAGTAATAACTGTGTATGCTGCTCTTTGCTGTGAAATCAAGAAGTTAAAATATGAG GCAGAAACTAAATTTTATAATGGCCTCTTGTTTTATGGAGAAGGAG cCACAGATTCCAGCATGGTGGAGGGAGATTGCCAAATACAGATGGGaagatttgtttctttcttgcag gaGCTGTCTTGCTTTGTTACCCGGTGTTACGAAGTGGTGGTGAATGTAGTGCATCAGTTGGCTGTTCTCTATACAAGCAACAA gaaTGCACCTAACATTATAGAGACATCTGGAGTTCATTTTCAG GCAATGTATGAGCATCTGGGAGAGTTGCTCACAGTCTTAATCACTCTGGATGAAATAATTGACAATCACGCCACTCTGAAAGATCACTGGACCATGTATAAGAG GCTGCTAAAATCTGTCCATCACAACCCTTCTAAGTTTGGGATTCAAGAAGATAAACTGAAGCCGTTTGAAAAGCTGTTGTTAAAACTGGAATGCCAGTTACTTGATGGAATCATATTTCAg GCCTGTATAGAGCAACAATTTGATTCTGTAAATGGTGGAGTGTCAGTGTCGAAGAACAGCACGTTTGCCGAAGAATTTGCTTATATTCTTCGCACAGCTTTTGCAAATGTAGAAGCCAAACTTG GTGAACCTTCAGAAATTGACCAGAGAGATAAATATGTAGGCATCTGTGGCCTCTTTGTactgcattttcagatttttcgGACCATAGACAAGAAATTTTACAAGTCATTGTTGGATGTCTGCAAAAAG GTACCAGCCATCACATTAACTGCTAACATTATCTGGTTTGCTGACAACTTCCTGATTCAGAAGATACCAACTGCTGCCAAACTTCTGGACAAGAAAAGTATTCATACAGTTAAAACACAAAGGGAGAACTTTCTACAGCAGAAGGCACAGTCACTTACCAA agATATGCAGTCATATTATGTTTTTGTGAGCTCGTGGATGACAAAAATGGAATCTATCTTGTCAAAGGAGCAACGCATGGATAAGTTTGCTGAAGATCTTTCTAACCGTTGCAATGTCTTCATCCAG ggttTTCTTTATGCGTACAGTCTTAGCACCATCATTAAAACTACAATGAATCTCTACATGTCAATGCAAAAACCTATGACCAAAACCTCGGTGAAAGCTCTGTGCAGACTTGTGGAACTTCTGAAG GCAATAGAACATATGTTTTACCGAAGAAGTATGGTTGTGGCAGATTCTGTGACACACATCACTCAGCATCTGCAGTATCAGGCTCTTCACTCTATTTCTGTAGCCAAG AAAAGAGTCATTTCTGATAAAAAGTACAGTGAGCAACGCCTGGATGTCCTCTCTGCTTTGGTGTTAGCTGAGAACACCCTCAATGGGCCAAGTACAAAACAGAGGCGACTAATTGTTTCCCTTGCACTAAGTGTGGGAACACAGATG aaaacttttaaagatgAAGAACTCCTTCCCCTTCAGTTAGTTCTGAAAAAACTAGACTTGATCAGTGAACTTACAGAGCG AGTTCGAGCACAATGTGACTGTTGTTTCTTATACTGGCATCGAGCAGTCTTTCCAATCTATTTAGATGATGTGTATGAAAATGCAGTTGATTCTGCTAGACTGCAT tatATGTTTAGTGCACTGCGGGACTGTGTACCTGCTATGATGCATGCAAGACACTTGGAATCTTACGAGGTGCTTCTGGAATGCTATGACAAAGAAATCATGGAACTGCTCAATGAG CACTTGCTGGACAAGTTATGTAAAGAGATAGAAAAAGACCTGCGCTTATCAGTTCATACACACCTGAAGCTGGATGACAGAAACCCCTTCAGAGTTGGTATGAAGGATCTAGCTCACTTCTTCTTTCTGAACCCAATACGTTTTTTCAATCGATTCATTGACATAAAAG CTTATGTAACTCACTATTTGGACAAGACCTTCTACAACTTAACAACTGTAGCTCTTCATGACTGGGCCACCTACAGTGAAATGAGAAACCTAGCAACTCAGCGCTATGGTTTAAGTATGACTGAAGCCCATCTTCCCAGCCAGACTCTGGAACAG GGACTGGATGTTCTGGAAATCATgagaaatattcatgttttTGTATCTCGCTACCTCTACAATCTGAATAATCAG ATCTTCGTTGAAAGAACAAGTAATAACAAACACTTGAACACAATCAATATCCGACACATTGCTAATTCGATTCGAACTCATGGAACAGGAATCATGAACACAACA gTAAACTTCACTTACCaatttttgaggaaaaagttttatatttttagcCAGTTCATGTATGATGAACATATCAAATCCAGACTTATCAAAGACATCAGATTCTTCAGGGAAGTCAAGGATCAAAATGATCACAAG tatCCCTTTGAAAGAGCAGATAAATTCAACCGCGGCATCAGAAAACTTGGAATAGCCCCGGATGGACAGAGCTATCTTGACCAGTTCAGACAACTCATAAGTCAAATCG gcaACGCTATGGGTTATGTACGAATGATAAGGTCTGGTGGACTTCACTGCTGTAGCAGTGCGATCAG GTTCGTTCCTGATCTGGAAGATATTGTGAACTTTGAAGAGCTGGTGAAAGAAGAAGGACTCtcagaagaaacacaaaaagcagCGAG GCAGTTGGACTCTGTTCTCAGTGACCTCACACGTAACTTTGCAGAAGGAACGGAGTACTTCAAAATGCTGGTGGATGTATTTGCTCCTGAATTTCGCAGTCCAAAGAATATGCATTTGCGGAACTTCTATATAATTGTTCCCCCACTG ACCCTCAATTTTGTAGAGCATTCAATCAGTTGCaaggagaaattaaataagAAGAACAAAAGTGGAGCAGCTTTCACTGATGATGGGTTTGCCATGG GTGTGGCTTACATTCTGAAGCTTTTGGATCAGTACCAGGAGTTCGATTCTCTGCACTGGTTCCAGTCTGTTAGAGAGAAGTATGTGAAGGAAATAAGAGCAGTAGCTAAGCAACAGAATGTGCAGTCCACTAATCAAGATGAAAAACTACTACAGACTATGAACCTTACTCACAAGCGACTGGAAGTTTGTTTACAG GAATTTGAACTCCTATATTTCTCCCTAAGTAgtgcaagaatatttttcagagcagataAAACcgcagcagaagaaaaccaggaaaagaaagaaaaagaag aagAATCTGTTAAAGCAAGCAATGGAGATCTTCCCAACTCTACGCCTGCGGATCCTGTTGTGAAATGA